A single Ziziphus jujuba cultivar Dongzao chromosome 11, ASM3175591v1 DNA region contains:
- the LOC107405690 gene encoding uncharacterized protein LOC107405690 isoform X1, protein MVTLNLGLLHYVLDHVYGACMHRTKISPQFFSRGWGGSKLVMLERMIKQLFPDAAGQNLPPTLVRPVWKTVWESRTACLREGTFKTPCDEQLLSALPPESHNARVAFLTPKSVPPQKMACVVHLAGTGDHTFERRLRLGGPLLKENIATMVLESPFYGQRRPLLQRGAKLLCVSDLLLLGRATIEEARSLLYWLDSEAGYGKMGVCGLSMGGVHAAMVGSLHPTPVATLPFLSPHSAVVAFCEGILKHATAWEALREELAAQNVAMTLEEVRDRMRNVLSLTDVTRFPIPKNPNAVIFVAATDDGYIPKHSVLELQKAWPGSEVRWVTGGHVSSFLLHNGEFRRAIIDGLNRLQWKESPL, encoded by the exons ATGGTCACTCTGAATCTTGGATTGCTCCATTATGTGTTGGACCATGTATACGGTGCTTGCATGCACAGAACAAAGATTAGCCCACAATTTTTTTCAAGAGGATGGGGTGGTTCGAAGCTTGTTATGCTAGAAAGAATGATCAAGCAGCTATTCCCAGATGCGGCTGGCCAGAATTTGCCGCCCACTTTGGTCCGACCGGTTTGGAAAACGGTTTGGGAGAGCAGGACAGCTTGTCTGAGAGAAGGTACATTCAAGACACCTTGTGATGAGCAGCTTCTCAGTGCATTGCCTCCAGAGAGTCACAATGCAAGAGTTGCCTTTCTCACCCCGAAAAGTGTGCCCCCTCAGAAAATGGCCTGCGTTGTTCATCTTGCAG GAACTGGGGACCATACATTTGAACGGAGATTGCGGCTTGGAGGACCCTTGTTGAAGGAGAACATTGCAACTATGGTGCTTGAGAG tCCTTTCTATGGACAAAGACGTCCTCTGCTGCAGCGTGGTGCAAAATTATTGTGTGTTAGTGACTTGCTCTTATTAGGAAGGGCAACGATTGAAGAAGCTAGAAGTCTCTTATATTGGTTAGATTCTGAAGCAGGGTATGGCAAAATGGGTGTTTGTGGACTTAGTATGG GAGGAGTGCATGCTGCTATGGTTGGATCACTGCACCCTACACCTGTTGCAAcccttccttttctttctccaCACTCTGCTGTTGTGGCATTCTGTGAGGGGATACTAAAGCATGCCACTGCGTGGGAGGCACTGAGAGAGGAACTTGCAGCACAGAATGTTGCAATGACTCTAGAGGAGGTGAGAGATCGAATGCGGAATGTTTTGTCTCTCACAGATGTAACACGCTTTCCAATTCCAAAAAATCCCAATGCTGTAATATTTGTTGCTGCTACT GATGATGGGTACATTCCAAAGCACTCTGTGCTGGAGCTTCAAAAAGCTTGGCCGGGCTCAGAGGTGCGATGGGTCACTGGTGGGCACGTCTCATCTTTCCTTCTCCACAATGGTGAGTTCCGAAGGGCGATTATTGATGGTCTAAACAGATTGCAATGGAAGGAGTCTCCATTGTAA
- the LOC107405690 gene encoding uncharacterized protein LOC107405690 isoform X2, whose amino-acid sequence MVTLNLGLLHYVLDHVYGACMHRTKISPQFFSRGWGGSKLVMLERMIKQLFPDAAGQNLPPTLVRPVWKTVWESRTACLREGTFKTPCDEQLLSALPPESHNARVAFLTPKSVPPQKMACVVHLAGTGDHTFERRLRLGGPLLKENIATMVLESPFYGQRRPLLQRGAKLLCVSDLLLLGRATIEEARSLLYWLDSEAGYGKMGVCGLSMGGVHAAMVGSLHPTPVATLPFLSPHSAVVAFCEGILKHATAWEALREELAAQNVAMTLEEDDGYIPKHSVLELQKAWPGSEVRWVTGGHVSSFLLHNGEFRRAIIDGLNRLQWKESPL is encoded by the exons ATGGTCACTCTGAATCTTGGATTGCTCCATTATGTGTTGGACCATGTATACGGTGCTTGCATGCACAGAACAAAGATTAGCCCACAATTTTTTTCAAGAGGATGGGGTGGTTCGAAGCTTGTTATGCTAGAAAGAATGATCAAGCAGCTATTCCCAGATGCGGCTGGCCAGAATTTGCCGCCCACTTTGGTCCGACCGGTTTGGAAAACGGTTTGGGAGAGCAGGACAGCTTGTCTGAGAGAAGGTACATTCAAGACACCTTGTGATGAGCAGCTTCTCAGTGCATTGCCTCCAGAGAGTCACAATGCAAGAGTTGCCTTTCTCACCCCGAAAAGTGTGCCCCCTCAGAAAATGGCCTGCGTTGTTCATCTTGCAG GAACTGGGGACCATACATTTGAACGGAGATTGCGGCTTGGAGGACCCTTGTTGAAGGAGAACATTGCAACTATGGTGCTTGAGAG tCCTTTCTATGGACAAAGACGTCCTCTGCTGCAGCGTGGTGCAAAATTATTGTGTGTTAGTGACTTGCTCTTATTAGGAAGGGCAACGATTGAAGAAGCTAGAAGTCTCTTATATTGGTTAGATTCTGAAGCAGGGTATGGCAAAATGGGTGTTTGTGGACTTAGTATGG GAGGAGTGCATGCTGCTATGGTTGGATCACTGCACCCTACACCTGTTGCAAcccttccttttctttctccaCACTCTGCTGTTGTGGCATTCTGTGAGGGGATACTAAAGCATGCCACTGCGTGGGAGGCACTGAGAGAGGAACTTGCAGCACAGAATGTTGCAATGACTCTAGAGGAG GATGATGGGTACATTCCAAAGCACTCTGTGCTGGAGCTTCAAAAAGCTTGGCCGGGCTCAGAGGTGCGATGGGTCACTGGTGGGCACGTCTCATCTTTCCTTCTCCACAATGGTGAGTTCCGAAGGGCGATTATTGATGGTCTAAACAGATTGCAATGGAAGGAGTCTCCATTGTAA